Within the Desulfatiglans sp. genome, the region TCTTCTTCTGCCTTTATTACCGTGCCGTTTACATTTAAGGTCACATCTGCCATTCTTCTAAATTTTTCTGCTGTCAGCACAACATGGGCGTCTACTGGAAAATCAAAATATTTACCAATTTTGGATAACTTTTCTTCTGCGTACTCTTTTAGGCTTTCTGTTGAGTCGATGTGTCTGAACGTTACGGTGATGTCCATAGAATACCTCCTGTATTGGGTTTTTGTTAATACACCGGGAAAAATTGCTACCTTTAAAACACCCTGTTCCCGATCAGTTTTAAATCAATATAATCACTAAAAAAGTTCCCGTCTTTTTCTAGAGGGCAAAATTCCAAGGGTCTCCCTGTATTTTGCTACTGTCCTGCGGGCAACATCAATGTTATGATTTTTTAACATATCAGCAACCTCCTGGTCACTGTATGGAGTACCTTTATTTTCAGACTTTATAATGTTTCTGATGTGTTCCTTAACGCTTTCAGAGGCAATGGAATCACCTTCCATGCTGTTGATAGCGCTGTTAAAAAAGTATTTAAGTTCAAATACCCCCTGGGGGGTGTGGACATATTTATTTGTGGTCACCCTGCTTATTGTAGATTCATGCATCTGTATATGCTCGGCAACATCCCTCAAAACAAGTGGTTTAAGGTGGGTAACCCCGTAATCAAAAAATTTCCTCTGAAACTGGACTATGCTCTCTGTTACCTTATAAATGGTTCTCTGTCTTTGATGAATGCTTTTTATCAGCCACGCAGCCGACTTCATCTTGTCAAGGATATACTCCTTTGTCTTGTCATTGCCGGGAGAAGCCCCATTGTCATGATTAAGTATTTCTTTATAATAGCTGTTTATTTTTAGTTTAGGAAGACCATCTTCATTCAGTACAATCTCGTAATCATCCCCCACCTTGAATACATAGATATCCGGGCTTATATATATTGTATCCTCTTCACTGTAAAGCCTGCCGGGCTTGGGTTCAAGATTGGTAATGATTTCAACCGCCTTAAGCACCTCAGGCATGCTTATGGAAAGCCCCTTAGCTATCTTGTCGTACCTTTTGTTTTCCAGGTTATCCATGTGATCCATGATTATCTTTTCGACAATCGTTCCCGTTAGATTCTGGAACCTGGCCTGGATAAGGAGGCATTCCCTTGTGTCCCTTGCACCTACCCCGACTGGATCAAAATTCTGTATTGCCCGGAGGGTACAAGCCACCTCCTCTTCAGTGCCCCCGGTTGCCTCGCAAAGTTCCTCCATGGATATCTGAAGATAGCCATCCTCATCTATATTCCCGATAATCTGGATGGCTATTTCTCTCTGTTTTTCATCCATATGACTCATGGAAAGCTGCCACATCAGGTGAGAGTTGAGGCTTGTCTTCTCCTGGTTCATATTTTCAAAGGCAGGGGCCTCCTTGCCCTGATATGGTGTATCTGCCCAACCGGTGTTGTATTCTGAGATATATGTCTCCCAGTCTACAGTATCGTTTGTGGCATTTTCATCTATGGTGACCTCTTTTGCCGGCTGTTCTTCAGGTGAAGAGATAGCATCTTCAACGATCTCAATATTATCGCCTTCTGTATCCAATGGGGACTGTTCGTCCAGAAGGGGGTTTGTTTCCATTTCCTGTGTAATGGTTTCAAGCAGTTCAAGCCTTGAGAGCTGCAAAAGTTTAATAGCCTGCTGCAGCTGCGGGGTCATTATGAGCTGCTGGGAGAGGCTTAGAGATTGTTTAAGTTGAAGCGCCATTTGACCTTGTTATTAATCCATTAGTGTTGTCATTACATATTAAAGTCTTCACCCAGGTATACATCCCTTGCAACCTTGCTGTTCAGTATATCTGCGGGTGAACCGTATTCAACTATATTCCCCTGCTTGACCAGATAAGCGGCATCACATACATCAAGGGTCTCTCTTACATTGTGATCAGTAATAATAATCCCTATGCCCTTTTCCTTTAGCCGCCTTATTATCTGTTTTATATCATTAATGATCAGCGGGTCTATCCCGGCAAAGGGCTCATCCAGCAGCATAAACCTGGGTTCCGATACAAGCGCCCTTGATATCTCAAGCCTTCTTCTTTCTCCGCCGGAAAGGGATGAGGCCTTCTGACCTGCCAGGTGTTTTATATCCAGCTCATCAAGAAACCTGTTCACCCTCTCTTTGATTTCGGTTGAAGAATAATTGTTTCCTTCTACAACCGCAAGTATATTCTCATAAACAGTCAGTTTTCTGAAAACAGATGGTTCCTGTGGCAGATAGCTTATCCCCTTCCTTGCCCGCATATACATGGGATCATCTGTTATATCATTGCCGTCGAGCAGGATGCGTCCCTCATCCGGCCTTACACGGCCTATCATCATGTAAAAGGAGGTTGTCTTTCCTGCCCCATTCGGACCCAGGAGCCCGACAATACTACCCCTTTCTATGCTGATATTGATTTTATCAACTACCCTTTTACCCTTATATATCTTGGCAACATCCCTTGCCTCTAGTTTTTCAACCGGTATGGACAATCCTGTTACCTTTCATCCTTTCCGGTTCTGGATAATGTTGCCTTGTCCTCTTTTGTTCCTTCAGCACTGAAACTTTCTTCTTTTATATCATATATAATCTTTTGGGCACGCCCTTCACCGCCTTTACCATATTTAAAATATGGGTTTCCTGTAAGGATTATCTTTTCGGATTCTATAATATATTCCGCCATTTCCGCTGCTGCATAACTTCCATCTGAACGTTTGATTACTATTGATTCTGTGGCAATAATCTTTTCTATCACATTGGATTTTATGCTTGTATCCTTGCCTGTGTTTTTGAAATACAACTCAAGCTTCTGACAGGACATGGTAATATCATCACCTTCAACCTTAAAACCATCAAGCTTTACATCACCATTAAAGGTTGCCTTTGACTCTTTCATGTACATTTTCCAGGAGATAGACTCTATTTTTACCTCCCCGGCCTGGGTGTCAAAGATATTTTCAATTTTTTTTGTCTCCGGATAGACACTACCGGGCAGCAATATAAATAATAATATGAATATCAGCAAAATGTTGTGTAATTGTTTCATTAATCAAGTGCCCCTGTATCAAAGACCGAATTTACATCTTTGAGTATTTCCAGTGTTTTCTTTTCCAGATCCATAAACAACCCCTTGCCAGTTATCCTGAAAAAAGGCCCCTCTACTGTAACAACCTCATCGGATTTAATACAGTTTTCATCCTGTTGAATCGTTATTCGCTCGGTGTAAAGGAGATACCCGTCTGCTGTTTTACCCTTAAGCCCCCCGGATAGGTAAATCTCATTTTTTGCCCTGTCAAACTCCCCGCTTGCCCCTTCGAGTTTAAAATCAAGGGCCTCTTTTGTCTGGTATTTC harbors:
- the lptB gene encoding LPS export ABC transporter ATP-binding protein: MSIPVEKLEARDVAKIYKGKRVVDKINISIERGSIVGLLGPNGAGKTTSFYMMIGRVRPDEGRILLDGNDITDDPMYMRARKGISYLPQEPSVFRKLTVYENILAVVEGNNYSSTEIKERVNRFLDELDIKHLAGQKASSLSGGERRRLEISRALVSEPRFMLLDEPFAGIDPLIINDIKQIIRRLKEKGIGIIITDHNVRETLDVCDAAYLVKQGNIVEYGSPADILNSKVARDVYLGEDFNM
- the lptC gene encoding LPS export ABC transporter periplasmic protein LptC: MPLIGVVLLLSIIGFFLVKTDKGESENKMPEVTVPKADISSENFKISKTDPDKGTKLTLEADEGSFSTEKDSEIGSFTGFRLKYQTKEALDFKLEGASGEFDRAKNEIYLSGGLKGKTADGYLLYTERITIQQDENCIKSDEVVTVEGPFFRITGKGLFMDLEKKTLEILKDVNSVFDTGALD
- the rpoN gene encoding RNA polymerase factor sigma-54 — its product is MALQLKQSLSLSQQLIMTPQLQQAIKLLQLSRLELLETITQEMETNPLLDEQSPLDTEGDNIEIVEDAISSPEEQPAKEVTIDENATNDTVDWETYISEYNTGWADTPYQGKEAPAFENMNQEKTSLNSHLMWQLSMSHMDEKQREIAIQIIGNIDEDGYLQISMEELCEATGGTEEEVACTLRAIQNFDPVGVGARDTRECLLIQARFQNLTGTIVEKIIMDHMDNLENKRYDKIAKGLSISMPEVLKAVEIITNLEPKPGRLYSEEDTIYISPDIYVFKVGDDYEIVLNEDGLPKLKINSYYKEILNHDNGASPGNDKTKEYILDKMKSAAWLIKSIHQRQRTIYKVTESIVQFQRKFFDYGVTHLKPLVLRDVAEHIQMHESTISRVTTNKYVHTPQGVFELKYFFNSAINSMEGDSIASESVKEHIRNIIKSENKGTPYSDQEVADMLKNHNIDVARRTVAKYRETLGILPSRKRRELF